The Lactuca sativa cultivar Salinas chromosome 2, Lsat_Salinas_v11, whole genome shotgun sequence genome includes the window ttttgtattaatttaaaattatattaccacatatatataaatttatattaaatataaatactttttataagtgttagaCCAATAAATAGTAACAAAAATTTAACGAAAACCACAATACCtgtatctccgattagaaaagacataacaaagagcaaaaaaccatgtctcaaacgaaaaaacacgcgccataacacgccataacgcgccatggcgcaccatatcacgccttgccacgcgtcacgcctaacagcaacgttataaggcttttcgtaacggcggagcCACGCCCCACGCCATGGCGAGCCTTAGCGCGCGCCATGgcacgccttttagaacactgattTAGACAAAACGATACAACTAGAAATTCCAATAAAGGCTGAAAAAGAGACATGGTTTTGTTATTCGCCTATTCGGACAGGGACACTAAACTAAAGATTTGACAAAACAAAGAACCATCAAGGAAAACCGACATTTTGGGAAGAACTTTTTTTGCTTTCAATCTTTTGGATCAAATCTTCTATATAAAAATATGTTTGAGTCAATTTCTCACTCTCTAATTTAACAGAGGTGGACTCAATTAGGAGTTTGTGCAAGATATCTTCCATCTCCATTTGTTCATTCTTTCTCTTCAATGCTTGTAGCTTGTTGTTCTCTCGTACCAATATACTCTCAAGAAACTTCTCATGAGTGATCATCTTCTTGCTTCTTTGATGCTCAGGTAAACTCAGGAATCTAGATATCATTGCTGCAGCCTCTTGCCTTGATGGCCATACCATTGAGTCGTTTGTTCCTGGATCATTTGGACCATCACAAATCATCATGCATGATTCCGCCCTGCACTCCATGCAAATTGTTTGCAGCTTCTTGATCAAAGCTTCCTTTCGTTTCTTGAGGGTAGCTTGTCTCTTGCTTTCATTAAGAATTCTAGCAAGTTTTACCTTAGCTCTTGCCATGTTTCGGTTATTGTAGATTCCCCAATGAGATCTTGGGTTTACAAATATAAGGACTTACAAACAGTTTTGAAACATTTATTTGAGATCATATGTTTTGTTTAGATAAAAACAAGAGAGCATTAATTAGCATCTTGGTTTCATAGTCATTCATGAGTTGTCACTTGTCATAATTTGACCATAAATGTTAAATAATATTTTAGCGACTTTAAAACAATATCGttttcaagaaaaatagaaaatagaaaagaaagaaaaaaacaagTATGAGAAACAGTAAAAAGAAACACAAAAGTGAATTGCATAAACTCGTACACTTTCTTACTAAAGAAATGATCTCAAAACTCCAATTTTTGATTTTAATACAAGAACCTATCTATGGTTTTTATACTAAACAACCTTATTAGTATAAGATTAGGAAACCACACATACTTTCCCTATACTAGATTCCTTATTACTCAAGGATACTAGAACTTGGTCAACACACCAAGAAATCTTGGACAACACTCCAAGTAATAGACATCTAGAACAGAACACGCCTAACAACCCATATCTGTTACTATGAAATTCGCCAATAATCACCCCTAGAATTTCTGAGTCGAGGGTAATTAATGCATGCCAAGCAACACTCTCATCTCTTCGAACCTTATTCGAGTTAAggccttcgtaagtggatctgctcGTTGcttatctcccaaaacatgttcaACAATCACTTGCTCGTTTTCCACATGCTCTCAAATAAAGTGGAATCGAGTGTGAATGTGTTTGCTTCTTCCATGAAAGATAAGATTCTTTGACATTGCAATTGTTGATTTGTTGTCTGTGCGAATCAACACCTTTTGTTTCATCATTCCTATCAGCTCAGCCAATAACCCCCTTAATCAAACTGCCTGACATACATCTGCAGTAGATGCCATGAACTCAACTTCACACCAGGATAGAGCTAATGTATCTTGCTTCTGGGAGCAGCAAGTGACAGGTGAGTCACCAAGGAAGAAGACATGCCCTGCTGTACTTCTTCCATTATCAACATCAACATTATCACTGCTATCACTATATCCTATCAAGCTCATATTATTACTTCGTTTATATACTATCCCAAAAGACAGAGTACCACGCAAGTAACGAAGAAGTTTCTTAATAGCATGTGTGTGAGATTCTCTTGGACTTTTCATATAATGACTAACTAATCCAACTGAATATGCTAAATCTGGAAAAGTGTGTAGGAGATATCATAAGTAACCTACTGTTTTTCGATAATAGGTAGCTTCaacttctggttcatcttcagcTTTTGACAACTTTAGTCCTGGCTCCATCAGACATTGAGTTGCATTACACTTTTGCATGCCTGTCTCTTTTAGAATCTTCATAGCATAACTCTCTTGATTCACCTTTACACAACCATTTTCTTGAAATACTTCAATTACCAAGTAGCAAGTTAGTTTGCCAAGGTCCGACATTTCAAACTTCAATGCCATTAGTCTCTTGAATTGGTTTATGAACTCTAAACTTGTTCCTGTCACGCACAAATCATCTACATAAACCACAACTATTATGTATTCTCCATTTAAAACCTTTCTATAAACCGCATTCTCCATCTAAGCTTCAACCGTATAATGCTTTGCCAATTTGTAGATTTTTGTTTCTTTACCTTGCTTCACGAAACCTTCTGGTTGGCACACGTACACTTCTTCCTTTAAATCTCCATATAAAAATGTTGTTTGTACATCTAAGTGATGAATCTTCCATTCGTTCCCGTCTGCGAGAGCAATCAATAATCTTATTGTCTCGAGTCGAGTTACTGGCGCAAATACTTCATCAAAATCAATGCCTTGCTCTTGTACATAGCCTTTAGCTACTAGACGCGCTTTGTACCTTGAAATTGATTCATTcatatttcttttaattttatacaACCATCTTAACCCGATAGGTTTAGAATCTTTAGGTGGAGGAACTAATTTCCAAGTATTGTTCTTCTCGATGGAATCAATTTCGGCCTTCATTGCATTGAGCCAATTCTTGTTCACTCTGGATTCCTTAAAATTCTTTGGTTCTTCATCGAATGACAACATTAAATGATCAACATCTAGCCCGTAGTTATTTAATCTTCTAACATTAAAGTTCGAGTGGATCGCCGAAGCGGGACAAAACTTGCATCGTTATTTTGATCATCAATAGGCCGTGATGGGCTGCTGTCATCGTTATTTTGATCATCAGTAAACTGTCCGGTTTCTGTTAAAGTTGGGCTCGAACCACCATTATCTTGGGTTGCTTGACCATTAGTCCACAAGACGGTAAATGTACCCATCCATTGCCATCTTGATTTTTGGGTTCATTATTCCATTTCCATGTCTTATTTTCATCACAAAGTGCAAGGGCactaataataattttattttccTAAGAATTATATAACCGAAATCCTCCCGAATTGAGTTCTTTTCCAAAATATACTAATGGTCGTGACCTATCATCAAGTTTCTTCAAATGTTTTGCGACTACTCTTTCATATGCAACACAACCAAATACTTTCAAGTTTTCAAGATTTGGTTTTTCACCATAAAATTTATCGAATGGTGTAGCACCTATCAATGCTCGAGTAAGTGTACGATTTATAATGAACGTTGCATGTCGTACCGCTTCGCCCCAAAAGTGCTTTGGAATATATTTTGCTTTCATTAGGCACTGTGTCATCTCGAGTAGAGTCGGGCTTCCTTTACATGATCATCTCCTAGGTTACGAGTTTTAATCACTTCCCATAATCTCTTTTCCGGTTTTTAGATTGCTAATTTGAAGGATTAAATCCTCCAGAATCGATTGAAACAACAATCCTTTCATGATGTTGTTTTTCTTCACGTCATTCGGTCTGGGATCGATCACATCCCATCCTCTAAATTGTGTAGATCGATCACTTTGGAATGTGAATGACGTGTGTTCCTTAGTCGATGGTTGCGATGATTCTCCTCCCGTCATTGCTACATGGTTTCAgctaaaaaaaactaattttgttttactccaaacactagatttttttttctcaaaccgaattgatttttctttttttactAATGaagatcacaaaaaaaaaaagaaacaaaacacGTCTGTTGGCaaacaaattttgggccaagtaGAAACCCAAAGTCAACAGAACAAGGACCTAAAATCAAACAAACATTTTTTAGGTTTTCGATCTCAAACAACAAGAGGCTAGTGACTTTTGAGTAGGTTCCACACATTTTTGATCTTCACACAAACGGGAAAGATGACTAGCGCCAAAATGGAGAAACGTCAAAACAAAAAAACGGGAAGGATGACCAGTGATTTCTGAAATACTTAGGTTGTCGTAATCGCCAAACCACTCATGATCTTAGGACAAGATTTCTGAACAGATTGACTTCTATCGCCTTCACCTACAGTCGATGGTTGTCTCTGGGTGCAAGGCAGGTCACGATCTCAGGCCAGGTAATGATTTCAGAACAGTGATCAATTGGAGTCACCAGGTTTACTTGCTGCACATGTTCTCCACACGAGAGttttgtttagttttttttttcttttcttttttgcccgatcttctctgataccaattaaagaAGAAACATAGAAGTGAATTGCATAAACTCACAAACTTTATCATTGAAGAAGGATCCTACTAAAAACACACCACTCTTATTATGATATACCATTCAAGACATCTATTTTTTTCATTATTATCCGATAATGATCACATTTATAGACTAACTTTTATACATATActttataataacttaataattATTAACTTTattgtttaataattatatttttattacaaactttattaatttattaattttatacttATCTTTTTTAATAAGATAAAAAAGATAACaataatattgtttttataaaaaaatccatcaaatatttTAAGCTTGTTTTCACTATTTTTTTAACCTGATTTTTAGTCATAAACCCACAaacttaatatatatttttttattttttttcattttcataaatttaataaattttattttttgttagacGTAAACCATAAACATCTTTTTTTAGACATAAAgtcactatgttttttttttcctatttcaataaacataatatcatttttctaaaattttaagTATTACATAATAAATATCTGAAATAAGTCGGCAGCCTCTGGGGAGGTGGAGATGACATATATATATTTTCTGTAAGTTTTGAATTTGatacttttagtttttttttttttttttgaaaaaacttgTCAAATATTAAAGGTCTTTTCGAAAATTAAGATTgttttggaaaaaataaaaagCTAAGAGATTTtcggaaaaaataaaaaaacacaatatttttttaaacagaaaattaaaatatataagatcttgtataataataataataataataataataataataataataataataataatacaacttTTAAACAAAAATGATATCTAGAatataatgaatttgattttctTTTGCCATTTGACTAAAAGTAAAAGAGCAAACagcgaacaaaaaaaaaaaaagagttaataaataaaattataaaatgtaTATACATGACAACCTATTCGTATAGGTATAGACTTTTATGTATtggaaataaataaaattagAATGGTGTGTCCACGAAAAATAGAGTGGTGTGTCAAAAGAAAAAACCCATCTAAAAAAAATATCTTAAAACTTTAATTTCTGATTTTAATACAAAAACCTATCTATGGCTTTTATACTAAACAACCTTATTAGTATAACTAGGAAACCACATATACTTTCCTTATACTAGATTCTTTATTGCTCAAAGATACTAGAACTTGGTCAACACACCAAGAAATCTTGGACAACACTCACAGTAATAGACATCTGGTACATAACACCCCTAACAAATTCGCCAACAAACAAATCTTTATCTCTGTAAGTAGGGTTCATTGTTGTTTTTGTtcactatttatttttgttaaagagGGTACAGAGCTATTTGAAAAGTTGGTTATTTTTC containing:
- the LOC111903290 gene encoding agamous-like MADS-box protein AGL80, which translates into the protein MARAKVKLARILNESKRQATLKKRKEALIKKLQTICMECRAESCMMICDGPNDPGTNDSMVWPSRQEAAAMISRFLSLPEHQRSKKMITHEKFLESILVRENNKLQALKRKNEQMEMEDILHKLLIESTSVKLESEKLTQTYFYIEDLIQKIESKKSSSQNVGFP